TTCGCGTGTCGATGAGCTCGGCGCTCGCGGCCACTGTGCGAGCGGTCCCCCGGACTTCGGCGACGATCCCGCGCAGCTGGGGCAGCATCACGTTGAAGGCGTCCGTCAGATCCCCCACGCAGTCCTGGTAGCGCTTCTCCACCCGCTCCGGCAGCACGCCCCGGGCCATGCCCTCGGCGATCGCGATCAGGCGCTTGAGGGGAACGGTGATGCTGCGGGCGATCCGCGTGGCGAGCAGGGTGCTCAGCACGAGGCTGAAGGCGCCGAGCACGCTCAGGCCCACGATCAGGCGGTTGGCGAGCTCGCGGGTGGCTGCGGCCGAGGCGGCGCTCTCCTTGCCTACCGCCGCCTTCAAGTCATTGATGGCGGTGTTGAAGTCGCCGAGCAACTGGGGCATGACGGTCTGCTCGATGCGGATGATCGCCGCGACGTCGCCCTGCTCGCGAAGGCGGCGCTTCTCTTCGAGCTTGCTCTCGGCCGCCCCGCGGGCCCGGTCGATCGTGGCGAGGGCGGCGGCGTGGGGGGTGCCCGCCAGAAGCCGCTCGCTCACGCTCAGGGCCTCATGGTAGGCCGCGCGCGCCGGCTCGAGATCGGCGAGGCCCGTCGCGCTCCCCGAGATGATGTAGCCGCGCATGGCGATGATCTCGCGGTAGACGCCCAGCTGCATCCGGCGCAGCGAATCCTGGGCTTCGGAGAGGCGATACGTCTGCTCCTGGCTCGCCTGGAAACTCTGCGTCCCCCAGACGGCCACGATCAGGATGGCCAGCATGAAGGCGAGCGACACCCCTTGCGACACCATCATCTTGGGGCCGATCTTGAGGTCATATAGACGCTTCATGGTTCCTCCAAAAATCTAATACAGCTAGGCTTCAAGGCATCATAATTCATCGGTGCTTAACGAACCATAAAAAACGGCTCGCGTAACACTTCTTCTCCAAATCTCCGGAATCAACCACGGACATAGATCCCATGGCACTTCAGTCAACTCGCAAGTGACTCGAATTATGAAAAATCCCCGTCCAAGCGTCATCATCCCCGGGGATGATGACGCGGAGTGATGACAAGCAATCGCCTATTCGCTTGATTAACAGCCGTTTGCCTGCATTCAAATCCTGACTTGGCGGGTATGTGCTCCATGCCCGTCCAAAGGAGGATGCCATGGTCACACCCGCCGCCGCCTTCATCCGAGCACGCGACTTCCTGCTCGCCCACCGCACGGACTACGAGACCGCCTACCGAGGCTTCGAGCCGCCGTCGCTTGCGCACTTCAACTGGGCGCTCGACTACTTCGACCCCTACGCCCAGGGCAACGACCGCCCTGCCCTCATCGTCCTCGACGACGACGGGCGCGAGGAGCGCCTGAGCTTCGCGGCCCTTTCGGCGCGCTCGAACCAGGTCGCCAACTGGCTGCGCGCGCAGGGGGTCGAGCGGGGCGATCGCGTGCTGGTGATGCTGCCGAACGTGGTGCCGCTCTGGGAGACCATGCTCGCGGCCATCAAGCTGGGGGCCGTCCTCATCCCCGCGACCACCTTGCTCTCGCCCGAGGATCTCGCGGATCGCTTCGAGCGCGGCGGGGTCAAGCACGTGGTCACCGACCCCTCGGGGGCCGCCAAGTTCGAGGGGCTGCCCAACGCCTTCACCCGGATCGTGGTCGGGGGCGCTGCCGCGGGCTGGCGATCCTACGCCGAGAGCGCGGAGGCCTCGGCGACCTTCGTGCCGGACGGCCCGACCTCCGCCGATGATCCTTTGCTCATCTACTTCACCTCGGGGACCACGGCCAAGCCCAAGCTCGTCACGCACACCCACCAGAGTTACCCGGTGGGCCACCTCTCGACCATGTACTGGATCGGCTTGCAGGAGGGGGACGTCCACTACAACATCAGCTCGCCGGGCTGGGCCAAGCACGCCTGGAGCAACTTCTTCGCCCCCTGGAACGCCGGAGCCACGGTCTTCGTCTTCAACTACCAGCGCTTCGATGCCAAGCGCACCCTCTCATACATGGTCCAGTACGGGGTCACCACCCTCTGCGCGCCGCCCACCGTCTGGCGCATGCTCATGCTGGAGGATTTGGCCTCCTACCCGGTCAAGCTCCGCGAGATCGTGGGGGCGGGCGAGCCCCTCAACCCCGAGGTGATCCGGCAGGTGGAGGAGGCCTGGGGCATCACCATCCGGGATGGCTACGGCCAAACCGAGACCTGCGCCCAGATCGGCAACACTCCGGGCCAGCCCCTCCGCCCGGGCTCCATGGGGCGGCCGCTGCCCGGCTATCGGGTGACGCTGTGCGACCCGGACGGGCAGGAGGGGCACGAAGGCGAGCTCTCGCTGCGGCTCCAGCCCTCCCCTATCGGCCTGATGAAGGGCTACCTGGACGATCCCGAGAAGAGCGCGCGCCTCTTGGGCGGCGCCTACTACCCCACCGGCGACGTGGCGAGCCGTGACTCCGAGGGCTACTACTGGTACGTGGGCCGCGCCGACGACGTGTTCAAGAGCTCCGACTACCGGATCAGCCCCTTCGAGCTGGAGAGCGTGCTCATCGAGCACGAAGCGGTGCTCGAAGCCGCCGTCATCCCGAGCCCCGATCCCCTACGCCTGAGCGTGCCCAAGGCCATCGTCACCCTCAAGCCCGGCCATTCGCCCTCGGGCGAGCTGGCACAGGCCATCCTGAGCTTCGCCAAGTCGCACCTCGCCCCTTACAAGCGGATCCGCCGGCTGGAGTTCGCCGAGTTGCCCAAGACCATCTCGGGCAAGATCCGCCGGGTGCAGTTGCGCAAGGAGGAGCTGGAGCGCCGCAAGCACGACGCGCGGGGCGCCCACGAGTACTGGGAAGAGGACTTCGCTACCCGCTAGCCCTCGCTTCGAGACGCACGACTCCCCCGGCCATCAAATGGCCGGGGGAGTTTGCATGCGCAGGGGCCTCAGGCTCTCCGATCCGGCCGACGACCCGCGCGCCTCGGAGTGTTAGAACCGAGACGAAACGGCGAAGGAGGAAGCGATGAAGCGCTCATTGGCGATCGCCTGCATCCTGACCCTGTCCTGCCTCGGGATGGCCCTGACCTGGCAGAGCTGGCTCGTCTATCCAGTCTTGCTCGGGGGGCTCGTCGCCATGCTCGCCGTGAGCCGCGAGAAGCTGGACGTGGCGTTCTACCTGCTCGGCCTGACCCTGGGGGCTGCGATCGACGTGGGCCAGACGGCCTCGGGCGTCACGGTCTACGCGGCTCCGGCCTGGCTGTTGTTCTTGCCGGGCTTCGTCTTCTTGTACTGGGCACTCGCGGGCATCGCCCTGCGCCACCTGAGCCGGGTGCTCCCGCCGATCCAGCCGCACCCGGCGGACGTGGCGCTCTTCGTCGGGGTGATTGGCCTCTCGCTGGCGGCGAACCTCTCGCCCTGGCGCGTCGCTGCCCTGATGCTCGTGGCGCTTACCATACGCTGCCGCTTCATCCGGCACCCGGGCGACGGGATTGCGGCACTGGCAGGCATCGCCCTGGGGCCGGGCCTTGAGAGTCTCTTGCTGAGCCGCGGGCTCTACCACTTTCCCTCGGCGGGCAGTGGGCTGATCCCCCTGTGGCTGGTGGTGCTCTACGCCTGCATCGGGGTTTCGGCCCGCAGCTTCGTGGCCTACGCCGAAGCGGCCGTCCGAAGGCTTAGCGGACCAGGCAGATACCTTGCGCTTCAAGCTCCTTGGCGGCGGCTTGGGCCCAGCCGCGGTTCGCAGCGGGGCTCGCGGGGCTCGGATGCAGGACCCGGCCGATCTTGACGGGCATGCCGGCGAGGGCCGCCTTGGCGCGAGCCTGTGCGAAGGCCCCCACCCCCACGACCCACTCGGGTTCGAGGTCGGCGATCGCACGGGCCAGGTGGCGATCGCAAGCCTCGAAGAGAGGCGTTCGCTCGCTCACGGGCAGCTTGTCCGGGGTACGGTTCGCCCCTGACGCTTCCATGAAGACCAAGGGGCAATAGTTGAGGACGAAGTGATCCTTGAAGAAGGCCTCAGGCGTGCCGTAACGCTCCGCGGCGGCCCCCCAGAGCCGGGTGCCGCTCACCTCGCTCTGCTTGCAGGCGAAGCCGTCGATGGGGCGCTTGGGATGCTCCTTGGGCGGTTTGCCGATGGGGGCCTCGATGCCCATCCAATCGCGCACCATCTTGACGTCGCCGAAGGGCACCCCGGTCTGGGCCATGCCGAAGGGCCCCGGGTTCATGCCGAGGAAGACGACCCGCTTGCGCCCGTTGCCGTAGCGGCGCAGGTAGGCCTCGTAGCCGGCATGCGCGTAGATCAAGGGGTTGTAGACGTAGGCGACCGGCGGCGCGAAGTCGAGCCCCGCGATCTCGTCGCACAGGCTCTGGGCGGCTTGAATCAGGGTTTCAGCAGACATGGCGCCACCTTACCACCGAGGCTCGGCCGCTGACAATCCGCAGGCTCCCAAAACGATGACCGAACTTTGACCAAGCGTTACGCGCTCGTGACCGACTCCGGCGCCCTAATTTGGTTAGCTTAAGAAGCAACCCATTCGGCCTCTCGGGGCCCGTGCGGAGGTGAATCCATGATGGCGCCCATCCCTCACCCGGAAAAGCCCCTGCTGCGCGGGGTCTCTCATCACGTCGCCTTCGTGGTCGCCCTCTTGGCGGGCGGCCTGCTGGTCCTCGGCTCCCACGGGGCTGAGACCATGGTGGCGAGCCTCGTCTACGCCTTGAGCCTGGCGACCCTGTTCGGCGTCAGCGCCCTGTACCACCGCAAGAACTGGCAGCCCGCCGCCCGGATGGTGATGCGCCGGCTCGACCACTCGGCGATTTTCCTGCTCATCGCGGGCACCTACACGCCCGTGTGCATGCTCTTGCTGGAGCCCGGCGTCGGGAAACTGCTGCTCGGCCTGGTCTGGGCGGGCGCGATCCTGGGCATCGCCCAGTCCGTCTTCTGGGTCAATGCCCCCAAGGCGGTCTCGGCGACGATCTACGTGGCGTTCGGGTGCCTCGTCATCCCCTTCCTGCCCCAGACGGCCGCGGCCCTCGGGGGGATGCGCCTTGCGCTCATCGCGGGGGGCGGGGCCCTCTACGCCCTGGGGGCCGTGGTCTACGCTCTGAAGCGGCCCGATCCGTGGCCTGCGGTCTTCGGCTACCACGAGATCTTCCACGCATTGGTGATCGCTGCGAGCGTGGCGCACTTCGCGGCGATCGCCTCGGTGGTCCTGGGGACCTGATCCGATGGGCCTGAAAACTTGCCCCCGCCCGTTTGGGCGGGGGCAAGTTTTTGCTAGCGGCGGCCGCGCGACGGGCCCTGCTTGGGCGAGCCGGCCTTGGTGGGCTTGCCACCCTTGGCGGGAGCAGTGGGCTTCTTGGGGCCCTTCGCGCTCGAGGCCTGCGCCGCAGTCCCCTTGGTCGCCGAAGGCTTGCTAGGCGCAACCTTCGTCGAGGTTCGGCCGGTGAGTTGCTTGGTCCCCTGCATGGCGCGCGTCGGGCGCTTGGGCGCCTCGGTCGT
Above is a window of bacterium DNA encoding:
- a CDS encoding single-stranded DNA-binding protein encodes the protein MSAETLIQAAQSLCDEIAGLDFAPPVAYVYNPLIYAHAGYEAYLRRYGNGRKRVVFLGMNPGPFGMAQTGVPFGDVKMVRDWMGIEAPIGKPPKEHPKRPIDGFACKQSEVSGTRLWGAAAERYGTPEAFFKDHFVLNYCPLVFMEASGANRTPDKLPVSERTPLFEACDRHLARAIADLEPEWVVGVGAFAQARAKAALAGMPVKIGRVLHPSPASPAANRGWAQAAAKELEAQGICLVR
- a CDS encoding hemolysin III family protein, with translation MAPIPHPEKPLLRGVSHHVAFVVALLAGGLLVLGSHGAETMVASLVYALSLATLFGVSALYHRKNWQPAARMVMRRLDHSAIFLLIAGTYTPVCMLLLEPGVGKLLLGLVWAGAILGIAQSVFWVNAPKAVSATIYVAFGCLVIPFLPQTAAALGGMRLALIAGGGALYALGAVVYALKRPDPWPAVFGYHEIFHALVIAASVAHFAAIASVVLGT
- a CDS encoding DUF2878 family protein produces the protein MKRSLAIACILTLSCLGMALTWQSWLVYPVLLGGLVAMLAVSREKLDVAFYLLGLTLGAAIDVGQTASGVTVYAAPAWLLFLPGFVFLYWALAGIALRHLSRVLPPIQPHPADVALFVGVIGLSLAANLSPWRVAALMLVALTIRCRFIRHPGDGIAALAGIALGPGLESLLLSRGLYHFPSAGSGLIPLWLVVLYACIGVSARSFVAYAEAAVRRLSGPGRYLALQAPWRRLGPSRGSQRGSRGSDAGPGRS
- a CDS encoding AMP-binding protein, giving the protein MVTPAAAFIRARDFLLAHRTDYETAYRGFEPPSLAHFNWALDYFDPYAQGNDRPALIVLDDDGREERLSFAALSARSNQVANWLRAQGVERGDRVLVMLPNVVPLWETMLAAIKLGAVLIPATTLLSPEDLADRFERGGVKHVVTDPSGAAKFEGLPNAFTRIVVGGAAAGWRSYAESAEASATFVPDGPTSADDPLLIYFTSGTTAKPKLVTHTHQSYPVGHLSTMYWIGLQEGDVHYNISSPGWAKHAWSNFFAPWNAGATVFVFNYQRFDAKRTLSYMVQYGVTTLCAPPTVWRMLMLEDLASYPVKLREIVGAGEPLNPEVIRQVEEAWGITIRDGYGQTETCAQIGNTPGQPLRPGSMGRPLPGYRVTLCDPDGQEGHEGELSLRLQPSPIGLMKGYLDDPEKSARLLGGAYYPTGDVASRDSEGYYWYVGRADDVFKSSDYRISPFELESVLIEHEAVLEAAVIPSPDPLRLSVPKAIVTLKPGHSPSGELAQAILSFAKSHLAPYKRIRRLEFAELPKTISGKIRRVQLRKEELERRKHDARGAHEYWEEDFATR